The sequence CATGAATCACAGACAGGCAAGGGCCGCGGAGACCAGTGGCTTCCATTAACTGCACAGTTGATGGAGGCCGACATGACCGTCTACTTCCGCAACCCGCGCACTCACCGTGAACGGGCCACCTGTTTCGGCTCGATCTGGAACGACGCGGGAGTCCGTGTCCGCACCCGGGGCCGGCGGCGGCCCGGGCGCCTGCCCAACGACTACGACGACATCTGGAAGTTGACCAGCAAGTGCTGGAAGAATTACCGCCAGCATCAGTACCGCCAGCAGCGCTAACCGGTGATGCGGTCCCGGCCCAGGACCGCGCGCGTTCCGTCAGCTTCCCGGCCCGGTCGCCATGGCCGGGGACCGCATGCCTGTGGGTGATCGGGCTTGTGCGTGACCCTGCCTGGATAGATGTTGTCCCCGCAAGGTCGACGAGGCGATGCTCAAGCCGCCCGGGCGTCCGGACATCGACCAGCTGGAGCTCGTCGTCTTCACTGGACAATTCCACGAAGTGGGGCCGTTCCTGGAGAAGGCCTTCGCCATAGGCAAAGAGCTTTGAGCCGGTCCGATGCAGCAGGGGGAGGCACCATGAGCCGCGCCGATCACGCCGTGCAGCTGTTCCAGGGCGGGCATGCCTGTTCCCAGGCCGTCCTGCTTGCCTGGGCGGTAGAGCAGGGACTGGATCCGGCCCTGGCCGCGCGGCTGGCCGCCGGGCTGGGCGGCGGTATGCACCAGGGCGGCCTCTGCGGCGCGGCCAGCGGCGCTGTCCTGGTGCTGGGGCTGGTCCTGGGCGGCGAGGCCTGTGTCACAAAGGAAGGCCGTGAGCCGGTCTTCGCGGCGGTGGAAGAGTTCATGCGCCGGTTTCGTGAACGGGCGGGGTCCTTGGATTGCCCGGAGATCCTTGGTTGCGACCTGTGCTCGCCGGATGGCTTGGCGAAGGCCCGCGCGGAGGACCGCTTCGCCAGCATCTGCGAACCGGTGGTGCGGATCGCGGTGGAAATCCTGGAGGACGAACTCGCCCAGGGGTGACCCGCGCGTCCGTCGCTGCCACGTCCTCCGTCCACCGGCTCCGCCGGTTTTCCTTCCATCGGGTTCGGCCATGGGACATGTGGCGGACGCTTGGTATGCTCTGCCGTCCCCCGACACGGCCGTCACCACCAGAATCAGCAACACAATTCACAAGGAGACATCACGATGAAAGCGCTCGAGCGTTACGCCGACCATGCCTACGCCCTGCTCCGCATCGTGGCCGCCTTCATGTTCCTCTTCCACGGCGTGCAGAAGGTGCTCGGCCTGCTCAGCGAACTCCAGCCGCCCATGGGCAGCCAGTTGTGGCTGGGCGGCTTCATCGAGCTGGTGGCCGGCCTGGCCATCCTCATCGGCTGGCAGACCCGTTGGGCGGCCTTCCTCGCCAGCGGCACCATGGCCGTGGCCTACATCCAGTTCCACTGGCAGTTCCAGTTCGGCGAGGCCTTCCTGCCGGTGATCAACAAAGGCGAGCTGGCGGCTCTCTACAGCTTCGTCTTTCTTTACATCGCCTGTCGTGGCGCCGTGAAATGGGGCGTGGACAAGGCCTGAGGCCGGCGCCCCCGCCGCCGCTCGATCGCCATCGGGCACGAGAGTATGACAGGAGGTACCCGGCATGACTCGCCGCCACATCGGCATCCTGCATCCCGGCGCCATGGGAATCTCGCTGGCCGCCGCCGCCCGGAGGAACGGGCATGTTGTCCACTGGGTGTCGGCGGGACGCGGCCCACGTACACGGGAACGGGCGGAGGCCCACGGCCTGGTCGAACATGGGAGCCTGGAGCAGCTCGGCGCGGCCTGCCAGCTGATCATCAGTGGTTGCCCGCCCCACGCCGCCGCAGAAGTGGCGGAGGCGGTGCGCGCCACGTCCTTCCGCGGCCTCTACGCGGATTGCAATGCCATCTCGCCCGAGCGGGCCAGACAGATCGGGCGACGGATGGCAGAGGCGGGCATCGCCTTCGTGGATGGCGGCATCATCGGTGGTCCCGCCTGGGAGCCCGGCGCCACGTGGCTCTACCTGTCCGGGGCGGCCGCTGCGGACGTGGCGGACTGCTTCGCCGCCGGACCCCTGGAGTGCGAGGTGATCGGACCGGAGCCCGGCCGCGCCTCCGCCCTCAAGATGTGCTACGCCGCCAATACCAAAGGCGGGACAGCCCTGCTTTGCGCCGTGGTCGCGGCGGCCGAGGCGCTGGGTGTGCGGCGCGAGCTGGAGGCGCAATGGACGCGGGAGCAGCCGGACAGCCCGACGCGCATCCACCAGCGACTCCGGCGTGTCACGGGCAAGGCCTGGCGCTTCGCGGGGGAGATGGAGGAGATCGCCGCCACCTTCACGGCGGCCGGATTGCCCGGCGGTTTCCACGAGGCCGCCGCCGAGCTCTACCAACGTCTCGCCCCCTTCAAGGAGGCCGCCGAGCCGCCCGCCCTGGAGGCCGTGTTGCATGTCCTGAAAGGATGTGGGACTGAGGAGGCGGGGCGTTGCGGCGGGGTTCTGCGCGTGGTCCGCGGCGACATCACGACCCTGGCGGTGGACGCCATCGTCAACGCCGCCAACATCCTGCTGCTGGGCGGCGGCGGCGTGGACGGGGCGATCCATCGCGCCGCCGGACCGCAGCTGCTGGAGGAGTGCCGTCTGCTGGGCGGATGCGAGACGGGCGAGGCGAGGGTCACTTACGGCTACAACCTGCCCTGCCACTTGGTGATCCACACGGTGGGCCCTGTCTGGCAGGGCGGCGACGCCGGCGAGGCGGCCTTGCTCTCTGCCTGCTACCGCAACAGCATCGAAGTGGCCGCTCTCACCGGGGTGCGCCGCCTGGCCTTCCCATGCATCAGCACGGGGGTCTTCAGCTATCCGCACGAACCGGCGGCCCGCATCGCCGTGGAGAGTGCGCGCCGGTCGCAGCGGGAGTTCCCCGCCGTGAGCGAGATCATCTTCTGCTGTTACTCGGACGAAGACGAAGAGATCTACCGCCGCCTGCTCGAATGAACAAGCGGCGGCTGTCAGACGGGAGGGGCTTGGGATGACACACAAGCGATGGCGGAGTGGAGAACGGGGCTGGTTGACGGCCATGCTGGCCCTCCTGCTTGCCGCGGGCAGCGCGGCGGCCGGGATTTCGGGGCACTACGCGGCCACGGCCAATGGCAGGAATCTGCTCCTGGAGTTGACCGAAGCCACCGACGGCACCCTGGCCGGCAGCCTGGGCGGCTATCTGGATGGGCCGCTGCAGCTGGACGGCGTGGTCGAGGAAGAGGTGGGGATGGGGGTCTGTCTCACGCCGGATCTGGTCGGCTACTTCCAGGCGGAGGTAGGGGCGGAAGGACTTCTGCTGACCTTGATCGCCGCTGATCCCAATGGCGTGCCCCTGCCCGACCAGATGGACGAGATCTCGTTCCGGCGGAGCCAGATATCCCGTGCGGCGCCGGCCAACCCGCCTCCCGTGGCGGCAGTCCCCACCACCGGGATGCAGGCGGGCGGCGTGGCCGGAGGCGCCAGCGGCCAGGGCCTGCTCGGGATCTGGGAGCACCAAGGTCCCGAGGCCATTTCCATCGCCGTCTTCCTCAGTGATGATCAGCTGGTCTTCGACGGGGAGCGGGCCGCATATCGCCGCGAGGGCAATCGTCTGCTGGTCCAGACAAGCGAGGGCGCGCTTGACCTGCCCTTCCAGCTCGACGGCGCGGCGCTTCTGCTTCAGCACAACGGCCGGGAAACCCGCTTCACACGACTGGTCGAGGCGGAGACCGGGTTGCTCCAGGGACGCTTCTGCTCCTGGTCGGGATCCTCCAGCTCCAGTGGATCCTACAGCACGACGCGCCGCGTCTGGTTCGACGGGCAGGGCGGCTTCTGCACCCGCAGCGAAAGCTCCTTCTCCGTGACCACGGCGGATGTGTCCGGCCTGGGGGCGACCAGCGGCGACCCGGACGCGGGGCGCTACCGGTTGGCCGGCGACAAGGTCTTCCTCTTCTTCGGCGACGGCAGCGTGGACTGGGCGAGCATCCACAACCGAGGCGATGGCGGCCGCATCACGGAGCTGATGTACAACGCGAAAGTCTTTGCCGGAGCCTTGTGCGACTGAGGCGTGGCCCGACCCGCAGGCCGCGTCGCGCCCCGGCAACCCCTTGAACAGGACAGGAGGATCCCATGCGCCATCAAATCATGAT is a genomic window of bacterium containing:
- a CDS encoding C-GCAxxG-C-C family protein; this encodes MSRADHAVQLFQGGHACSQAVLLAWAVEQGLDPALAARLAAGLGGGMHQGGLCGAASGAVLVLGLVLGGEACVTKEGREPVFAAVEEFMRRFRERAGSLDCPEILGCDLCSPDGLAKARAEDRFASICEPVVRIAVEILEDELAQG
- a CDS encoding O-acetyl-ADP-ribose deacetylase, with amino-acid sequence MRVVRGDITTLAVDAIVNAANILLLGGGGVDGAIHRAAGPQLLEECRLLGGCETGEARVTYGYNLPCHLVIHTVGPVWQGGDAGEAALLSACYRNSIEVAALTGVRRLAFPCISTGVFSYPHEPAARIAVESARRSQREFPAVSEIIFCCYSDEDEEIYRRLLE
- a CDS encoding DoxX family protein, which gives rise to MKALERYADHAYALLRIVAAFMFLFHGVQKVLGLLSELQPPMGSQLWLGGFIELVAGLAILIGWQTRWAAFLASGTMAVAYIQFHWQFQFGEAFLPVINKGELAALYSFVFLYIACRGAVKWGVDKA